In a genomic window of Lathamus discolor isolate bLatDis1 chromosome 4, bLatDis1.hap1, whole genome shotgun sequence:
- the SLITRK1 gene encoding SLIT and NTRK-like protein 1 produces MLLWILLLETSLCFAAGNVTGDVCKEKICACNEIEGDLHVDCEKKGFTSLQHFTAPTSQFYHLFLHGNSLTRLFPNEFANFYNAVSLHMENNGLHEIVPGAFLGLQLVKRLHINNNKIKSFRKQTFLGLDDLEYLQADFNLLRDIDPGAFRDLNKLEVLILNDNLISTLPPNVFQYVPITHLDLRGNRLKTLPYEEVLEQIPGIAEILLEDNPWDCTCDLLSLKEWLENIPKNALIGRVICEAPTRLQGKDLNETTEQELCKKNRVDSSLAAPPAEEETCDPGPIPTPFKIHGKEDPATPGSGPSGGTKIPVNWQIKTRPTAAVSTVSVKSKLPATVSCPQICSCDQIPGSGLKVNCNDRNVSSLVDLKPKPSNVQELFLRDNKIHTIRKSHFLDYRKLNLLDLGNNNIATVENNTFKNLFELRWLYMDSNYLDTLSREKFAGLQNLEYLNLEFNGIQLIMPGTFNAMPKLRVLILNNNLLRSLPVDVFAGVSLSKLSIHNNYFMYLPVAGVLDQLTSITQIDLHGNPWDCTCPIVPFKQWAEMLRPKVIMSDLRCESPEDFFKEDFESLSNDVICPQLKISPTLTSTNKNSTGLTETGTHSNSYLETSRVSISVLVPGLLLVFVTSAFTVVGMLVFILRNRKRSKRRDANSSASEINSLQTVCDSSYWHNGPYSADGAHRVYDCGSHSLSD; encoded by the coding sequence atgctgctttggaTTCTGTTGCTGGAGACGtctctttgttttgctgctggaaaCGTTACAGGGGACGTTTGCAAAGAGAAGATCTGTGCCTGCAACGAGATAGAAGGGGATTTGCACGTAGACTGTGAGAAAAAGGGATTTACCAGCCTGCAACATTTCACTGCCCCGACTTCCCAGTTTTACCATTTATTCCTGCATGGCAATTCCCTGACTCGACTTTTCCCTAATGAGTTTGCTAACTTTTACAATGCAGTTAGTttgcacatggaaaacaacggTTTGCATGAGATTGTTCCTGGGGCATTCCTTGGGCTGCAGCTGGTGAAACGCTTGCACATAAACAACAACAAGATCAAATCATTCAGGAAGCAGACTTTCCTGGGGCTGGACGATCTGGAATACCTCCAGGCAGATTTTAATCTATTGCGGGATATTGACCCGGGAGCATTTAGGGATTTAAACAAGCTGGAGGTGCTGATTTTAAATGACAATCTCATCAGCACCTTGCCCCCCAACGTGTTTCAGTATGTGCCCATCACCCACCTCGACCTCCGGGGAAATCGTCTTAAAACCTTGCCTTACGAGGAGGTCCTGGAGCAGATCCCAGGCATTGCTGAAATCCTGCTAGAGGATAACCCCTGGGACTGCACTTGCGATCTGCTGTCGTTGAAGGAATGGCTGGAGAACATACCCAAAAACGCTTTGATCGGCAGAGTGATTTGTGAGGCTCCCACTAGGTTGCAGGGCAAAGATTTAAATGAGACCACAGAgcaagagctgtgcaaaaagaACAGAGTGGATTCTAGCCTAGCTGCTCCCCCTGCCGAAGAAGAAACCTGCGATCCTGGTCCCATTCCAACTCCCTTTAAAATACATGGCAAAGAAGACCCTGCCACACCAGGATCTGGTCCAAGCGGAGGTACAAAGATTCCCGTCAACTGGCAAATTAAGACCAGACCCACTGCTGCTGTGTCAACAGTCAGCGTGAAGAGCAAACTACCAGCTACAGTGTCCTGCCCACAGATCTGCAGCTGTGATCAGATCCCTGGCTCGGGTTTAAAGGTTAATTGCAATGACAGGAACGTGAGCAGCTTGGTGGATTTGAAGCCCAAGCCATCCAATGTGCAGGAGCTGTTCCTGAGAGACAACAAAATACACACCATCAGGAAATCCCACTTTCTGGACTACCGGAAACTTAATCTACTCGATCTGGGCAACAACAACATCGCCACTGTCGAGAACAACACCTTTAAGAATCTCTTTGAGCTCCGATGGCTCTACATGGATAGCAACTACTTAGACACCCTGTCCCGGGAGAAATTTGCTGGGCTGCAAAACCTGGAGTACCTGAACTTGGAGTTTAATGGCATCCAGCTGATCATGCCTGGCACCTTCAATGCAATGCCCAAACTGAGAGTCCTCATTCTCAACAACAACCTGCTGAGGTCTCTTCCAGTAGATGTGTTTGCTGGGGTCTCGCTTTCCAAGCTGAGCATACACAACAATTATTTCATGTACCTCCCGGTGGCAGGGGTGCTGGACCAGCTCACCTCCATCACCCAGATCGATCTGCATGGCAACCCATGGGACTGTACTTGCCCTATTGTGCCTTTCAAACAGTGGGCAGAGATGCTGCGCCCCAAGGTGATTATGAGTGACCTGCGGTGTGAGTCCCCCGAAGATTTCTTCAAGGAGGACTTTGAGTCTCTCTCCAACGATGTTATTTGCCCTCAGTTAAAAATCTCGCCCACATTAACTTCTACTAATAAAAACAGCACCGGCTTGACAGAGACAGGTACTCACTCCAACTCCTACTTGGAGACCAGTCGGGTCTCTATTTCGGTGCTAGTGCCAGGGCTCCTGCTGGTTTTTGTAACCTCTGCCTTCACGGTGGTTGGCATGCTGGTGTTCATCCTGAGGAACAGAAAGCGGTCCAAGAGGAGGGACGCCAACTCCTCTGCATCCGAAATCAACTCTTTGCAGACCGTCTGCGACTCGTCCTACTGGCACAACGGGCCCTACAGTGCTGACGGGGCCCACAGGGTTTACGACTGCGGCTCCCACTCGCTGTCGGACTGA